A single region of the Methylocystis echinoides genome encodes:
- a CDS encoding acyl carrier protein: protein MIETIRRLLQENGRLHTPIESLSDSADLYEAGLTPFAAIRTMLALEEAFDVEFPVQMLRRQSFVSINSIVACLNDILPEAAARKAA, encoded by the coding sequence ATGATCGAGACCATTCGCCGCCTCTTGCAAGAAAACGGCCGCCTGCATACGCCCATCGAGAGCCTGTCCGACAGCGCCGACCTCTATGAGGCGGGCCTGACCCCCTTCGCGGCGATCCGCACCATGCTCGCGCTGGAAGAAGCCTTCGACGTCGAATTCCCCGTCCAGATGCTGCGCCGCCAGAGCTTCGTCTCGATCAATTCGATCGTCGCCTGCCTGAACGACATCCTCCCGGAAGCCGCCGCCCGCAAGGCCGCGTAA
- a CDS encoding alpha/beta fold hydrolase, whose amino-acid sequence MTEAETLLGARRLFVPANGLTFEVFEAGEGDRLALLLHGFPQHAVMWRGLVAPLVAMGYRVWVVNQRGYGATTRPAGRAHYAAEALTGDVVGLIDASGARDVTLVGHDWGGLIAWVVAIRRLRPLSALVAVNIPHPLCFKAALRGFRQRLRSYYVALFQIPVLPDLLLSAGRGWFTELLIRRAAGRPSSIPPAAMDIYRANAAAPGAATAMLNWYRRAAPDLFRARDLDKPVETPVFIIWGTDDVALGEECLDGTERYVRNLRVARLPGVSHFSPEDAPEQMREILEDFLRGGISRE is encoded by the coding sequence ATGACCGAGGCGGAAACCCTTCTCGGCGCCCGACGTCTCTTCGTGCCGGCGAATGGGCTGACCTTCGAGGTCTTCGAGGCCGGCGAGGGCGACCGGCTTGCGCTTCTGCTGCATGGCTTTCCGCAGCATGCGGTGATGTGGCGGGGGCTGGTCGCGCCGCTCGTCGCGATGGGATACCGCGTCTGGGTCGTCAATCAGCGCGGCTATGGCGCGACCACTCGCCCGGCGGGGCGCGCGCATTACGCGGCAGAGGCGCTGACCGGCGACGTCGTCGGCCTCATCGACGCCTCGGGCGCGCGCGACGTGACGCTCGTGGGTCATGACTGGGGCGGTCTGATCGCCTGGGTCGTGGCGATCCGGCGTCTGCGGCCGCTCTCGGCGCTGGTCGCCGTCAATATTCCGCACCCTCTCTGTTTCAAGGCGGCGCTACGCGGTTTCCGCCAGAGGCTCAGATCCTATTACGTCGCCTTGTTTCAGATTCCTGTCCTGCCCGATCTGTTGCTGTCCGCCGGACGCGGCTGGTTCACGGAGCTTCTCATCCGCCGCGCCGCGGGACGGCCTTCGTCGATCCCGCCGGCGGCGATGGACATCTACCGGGCGAACGCCGCGGCGCCCGGCGCGGCAACGGCCATGCTGAACTGGTATCGCCGCGCCGCGCCGGATCTTTTCCGCGCCCGCGACCTCGATAAGCCGGTGGAGACGCCCGTCTTCATCATATGGGGAACCGACGACGTTGCGTTGGGGGAGGAATGTCTCGATGGAACTGAACGTTACGTGCGGAATTTAAGGGTTGCGCGGCTGCCGGGCGTCAGCCATTTCTCGCCCGAGGACGCGCCTGAACAGATGCGGGAGATTCTGGAGGATTTTCTCCGCGGGGGGATTTCGCGTGAATAA
- a CDS encoding tetratricopeptide repeat protein, which yields MRTISALAFTILLGLAPAGVAAQEEGRPALSEDPDGGQFLFIPGIGKIPLSPGMRGLGPAEPPEHSPSPRAAPKAAAPPPEPPLSAGERQARDMARLFARLAGAEDEREAQGAASAILRRWAQSGSDTVDLLAARALAAEQAGAPTLARALLDYIVVLSPYWPEGFVRRARVKASEGDVAGALADLETAARLEPKRFDALEALGTLAEKAGDKKRALDAWRKALEINPRGPEAERGVQRLRLEVEGQPI from the coding sequence ATGAGGACAATCAGCGCTCTGGCGTTCACAATCCTGCTCGGACTGGCCCCGGCCGGCGTGGCGGCGCAGGAGGAGGGCCGTCCCGCCCTGTCCGAGGATCCCGACGGCGGGCAGTTCCTGTTCATCCCCGGCATCGGCAAGATTCCCCTGTCGCCGGGCATGCGTGGTCTCGGCCCCGCCGAACCCCCGGAACATAGCCCGTCGCCGCGGGCCGCGCCCAAAGCCGCCGCGCCGCCGCCGGAGCCGCCGCTCAGCGCCGGGGAGCGGCAGGCTCGTGACATGGCCCGGCTCTTTGCCCGGCTGGCCGGCGCCGAGGACGAACGCGAGGCGCAGGGCGCGGCGAGCGCCATCCTGCGGCGCTGGGCGCAATCCGGCTCGGATACGGTCGACCTGCTCGCCGCCCGCGCGCTGGCCGCCGAACAGGCAGGCGCGCCGACGCTCGCGAGAGCGTTGCTGGACTATATCGTCGTCCTATCTCCCTATTGGCCCGAGGGCTTCGTGCGTCGCGCGCGTGTGAAGGCGTCCGAGGGCGACGTCGCGGGCGCGCTGGCGGACCTGGAGACGGCGGCGCGGCTGGAGCCGAAACGCTTCGACGCGCTGGAGGCGCTGGGGACTCTCGCCGAAAAGGCGGGGGACAAGAAGCGCGCCCTCGACGCCTGGCGCAAGGCGCTGGAAATCAACCCCCGCGGCCCGGAAGCCGAGCGCGGCGTCCAGCGGCTGCGTCTCGAGGTCGAAGGCCAGCCGATCTGA
- the ilvD gene encoding dihydroxy-acid dehydratase — translation MPPYRSRTTTHGRNMAGARGLWRATGMKDSDFGKPIIAVVNSFTQFVPGHVHLKDLGQLVAREIEKAGGVAKEFNTIAVDDGIAMGHDGMLYSLPSREIIADSVEYMVNAHCADAMVCISNCDKITPGMLMAALRLNIPAVFVSGGPMEAGKVVLGGKEHALDLVDAIIAGADDKVPESDVEVIERSACPTCGSCSGMFTANSMNCLTEALGLSLPGNGTIVATHADRRRLFVEAGHLIVDLARRYYEQDDDSVLPRSIATFEAFENAIALDIAMGGSTNTVLHLLAAAHEAEVNFTMGDIDRMSRRVPVLCKVAPSVADVHMEDVHRAGGVISILGELHRAGLLHGDRPTVHSATLADAISRWDIGVTASEKAKTFFRASPGGVPTQEAFSQDRRYDSLDADRAKGAIRDAAHAFSKDGGLAVLFGNLAEHGCIVKTAGVDDSVLKFSGRARVFESQDAAVSGILTGEVKEGDVVVIRYEGPRGGPGMQEMLYPTSYLKSKGLGKACALITDGRFSGGTSGLSIGHVSPEAAEGGTIALVQDGDPIEIDIPGRRITLAVSETELSARRAVQAEKGFAPASPRSRKVSAALRAYAAMTTSAARGAVREVP, via the coding sequence ATGCCTCCCTATCGCTCCCGCACCACCACCCACGGCCGCAACATGGCTGGCGCGCGCGGCCTCTGGCGCGCCACGGGCATGAAGGACTCGGACTTCGGCAAGCCGATCATCGCCGTCGTCAACAGCTTCACCCAGTTCGTCCCGGGCCATGTGCATCTGAAGGATCTGGGCCAGCTCGTCGCCCGCGAGATCGAGAAGGCCGGCGGCGTCGCCAAGGAATTCAACACGATCGCCGTCGATGACGGCATCGCCATGGGCCATGACGGGATGCTCTATTCCCTGCCCTCGCGCGAGATCATCGCCGACAGCGTGGAATATATGGTCAACGCCCATTGCGCCGACGCAATGGTCTGCATCTCCAACTGCGACAAGATCACCCCCGGCATGCTGATGGCCGCGCTGCGGCTCAACATTCCGGCGGTGTTCGTCTCCGGCGGGCCGATGGAGGCCGGCAAGGTCGTGCTCGGGGGCAAGGAGCACGCGCTCGATCTCGTCGACGCCATCATCGCCGGCGCCGACGACAAGGTGCCCGAAAGCGACGTCGAGGTCATCGAACGCTCGGCCTGCCCGACCTGCGGCTCCTGCTCGGGCATGTTCACGGCCAACAGCATGAACTGCCTGACCGAGGCGCTGGGCCTGTCCCTGCCCGGCAACGGCACGATCGTCGCCACCCACGCCGACCGCCGGCGCCTGTTCGTCGAGGCCGGCCATCTCATCGTCGATCTCGCCCGCCGCTATTACGAGCAGGACGACGACAGCGTGCTGCCGCGCTCGATCGCCACGTTCGAGGCCTTCGAGAACGCCATCGCGCTCGACATCGCCATGGGCGGCTCGACCAATACGGTGCTGCATCTCCTCGCCGCCGCCCATGAGGCGGAGGTGAACTTCACCATGGGCGACATCGACCGCATGTCGCGCCGCGTGCCGGTGCTCTGCAAGGTCGCGCCCTCTGTGGCGGACGTGCATATGGAGGATGTGCATCGCGCCGGCGGCGTGATCTCCATTCTCGGCGAATTGCACCGCGCCGGCCTGCTGCACGGCGACCGGCCGACGGTCCACAGCGCCACGCTGGCCGACGCCATCTCGCGCTGGGACATTGGCGTCACCGCCAGTGAGAAGGCCAAGACCTTCTTCCGCGCCTCGCCCGGCGGCGTGCCGACGCAGGAAGCCTTCAGCCAGGATCGCCGTTACGACTCGCTCGACGCCGACCGCGCCAAGGGCGCGATCCGCGACGCCGCCCACGCCTTCTCGAAGGACGGCGGCCTTGCGGTGCTCTTCGGCAATCTGGCCGAGCACGGCTGCATCGTGAAAACGGCGGGCGTCGACGACTCGGTCCTGAAATTCTCCGGCCGCGCCCGCGTGTTCGAAAGTCAGGACGCCGCCGTCTCGGGCATTCTGACGGGAGAGGTGAAGGAGGGCGACGTGGTCGTCATCCGCTACGAAGGCCCGCGCGGCGGCCCCGGCATGCAGGAAATGCTCTATCCGACGAGCTATCTGAAGTCGAAGGGTCTCGGAAAGGCCTGCGCGCTCATCACCGACGGGCGCTTCTCGGGCGGCACCTCCGGCCTCTCCATCGGCCATGTCTCGCCCGAGGCCGCCGAGGGCGGGACCATCGCGCTCGTGCAGGACGGCGACCCGATCGAGATCGACATTCCGGGCCGCAGGATCACGCTCGCCGTGAGCGAGACGGAGCTTTCCGCGCGCCGGGCGGTTCAGGCCGAGAAGGGATTCGCGCCCGCCAGCCCGCGCAGCCGCAAGGTGTCCGCCGCGCTGCGCGCCTATGCGGCGATGACGACGAGCGCCGCCCGCGGCGCCGTGCGCGAGGTTCCCTAA
- a CDS encoding Uma2 family endonuclease: MSARPKDRMTVEEYLVWSEAQEGRFELVNGVVYAQAAERAAHAKIKLAAAIALADSIRAGGLPCHVLPDGMAIRIGAHTVFEPDALVYCGPELPPDALSVENPMIVVEVVSPSTGRYDNTHKFIGYFALQSVRHYLIIDPEEQVVVHHERGEDGVILSHILRSGVATLDPPGLTLPLVRLFGQ, from the coding sequence ATGTCCGCGCGCCCGAAAGACCGCATGACCGTCGAGGAATATCTCGTCTGGAGCGAAGCTCAGGAGGGGCGCTTCGAGCTCGTCAACGGGGTGGTATACGCCCAGGCCGCCGAGCGGGCGGCGCACGCCAAAATCAAGCTGGCCGCCGCCATCGCCCTGGCTGACTCGATAAGGGCCGGCGGCCTGCCATGCCATGTGTTGCCGGACGGCATGGCCATAAGGATTGGCGCTCATACCGTTTTCGAGCCTGACGCGCTTGTCTATTGCGGCCCTGAACTCCCGCCAGACGCGCTTTCCGTCGAGAACCCGATGATCGTCGTCGAAGTGGTGTCTCCGTCTACCGGTCGTTACGACAACACGCACAAATTCATCGGTTATTTCGCGCTTCAGAGCGTTCGGCACTATCTGATCATCGATCCCGAAGAGCAGGTCGTCGTCCACCACGAGCGGGGGGAGGACGGCGTCATCCTCAGCCATATCCTCAGAAGCGGCGTTGCAACGCTCGATCCGCCTGGCCTGACGCTTCCGCTCGTCAGACTCTTCGGCCAATAA
- the infC gene encoding translation initiation factor IF-3, with amino-acid sequence MKSIAAPQKEGPRINREIRVREVQLIDSEGKNHGVVQFPDALALAEQAGLDLVEIAPNSTPPVCKILDYGRFRFAEQKKAAEARKKQKVVEVKEIKLRPGIDEHDYDVKMKAVRRFFEEGDKVKVTLRFRGREIAHQDIGYRLMTRVKSETAEMAKVELEPSMEGRQMVMVLAPR; translated from the coding sequence ATGAAGAGCATCGCGGCGCCGCAGAAGGAAGGCCCCCGCATCAACCGTGAAATCCGCGTGCGCGAAGTGCAGCTGATCGATTCAGAAGGCAAGAATCACGGCGTCGTCCAATTTCCGGACGCACTCGCCCTGGCCGAGCAGGCCGGGCTGGATCTTGTCGAGATCGCCCCGAACTCCACGCCCCCCGTCTGCAAGATCCTCGACTATGGCCGCTTCCGCTTCGCCGAGCAGAAAAAGGCCGCCGAGGCGCGCAAGAAGCAGAAGGTTGTCGAGGTCAAGGAGATAAAGCTGCGCCCCGGCATTGACGAACACGACTACGACGTCAAGATGAAGGCGGTTCGCCGCTTCTTCGAGGAAGGCGACAAGGTCAAGGTGACGCTGCGTTTTCGTGGGCGCGAAATCGCCCATCAGGACATTGGCTATCGCCTGATGACCCGCGTGAAGAGCGAAACCGCCGAAATGGCGAAAGTCGAGCTCGAGCCGTCGATGGAAGGACGGCAGATGGTTATGGTTCTCGCGCCGAGGTAA
- a CDS encoding FmdB family zinc ribbon protein gives MPLYAFRCQTCAHEFETLARFEETPECPACGGAHVERQLSLIAKPAAGGDAGAGESCAAMAGGAPCAGCPALAG, from the coding sequence ATGCCGCTCTACGCTTTCCGCTGCCAGACCTGCGCCCATGAGTTCGAAACGCTCGCCCGTTTCGAGGAAACGCCCGAATGCCCGGCTTGCGGCGGCGCCCATGTCGAGCGCCAGCTGTCGCTGATCGCCAAGCCGGCCGCCGGCGGCGACGCCGGCGCGGGCGAGAGCTGCGCCGCCATGGCGGGCGGCGCGCCTTGCGCGGGCTGCCCCGCGCTCGCCGGATGA
- a CDS encoding acyl-CoA dehydrogenase, which translates to MTYRTPLQDLIFSLRLAAGREAFDAGGVHADIAGGLAEQTLEEAAKFAEGQLLPLDRIGDRVGSRFTEGAVATPPGWRDAYDQWRAGGWNAIAADPAHGGMGLPALLNAACTEIWNATNIAFALCPLLSHGGIEALESHASDALKATYLARIVSGEWTATMNLTEPQAGSDLALLRTRAERNADGSYRISGQKIFITYGEHDLANNILHLVLARLPDAPPGVKGISLFLAPKFLPDDAGAFTRRNALRCAGIEHKLGIHGSPTCTMIYEDATGFLIGEENNGLACMFTMMNNARLSVGVQGVALAERATQAALAYARERRQGRAPGASDTSAIVEHPDVARMLLTMASLTAAARAICFETAASIDRARRETDPARAMEADERAGLLTPVAKAFSTDIGNEATSLAVQVYGGMGYIEETGVAQLMRDARICAIYEGTNGIQAIDLAGRKLAMSGGAAVRREIADMRAIAAESDYAALAEAVEALAQASVFMAKAMKEAPAQGLAGATPYLRLFALARGGTLLEKGARLACRENDPNAARYETLSHFFAKNIAVAAPGLARMVMEGAASVTEARSVLVG; encoded by the coding sequence ATGACCTATCGCACGCCGCTTCAGGACCTCATCTTTTCTCTGCGTCTCGCGGCGGGCCGGGAGGCGTTCGACGCCGGCGGGGTTCATGCGGATATCGCCGGCGGGCTGGCCGAGCAGACGCTCGAGGAAGCCGCCAAATTCGCCGAAGGGCAGTTGCTGCCGCTCGACCGGATCGGCGACCGCGTCGGATCGCGCTTCACGGAGGGCGCCGTCGCCACCCCGCCCGGCTGGCGGGACGCCTATGACCAGTGGCGCGCGGGCGGCTGGAACGCCATCGCCGCCGATCCGGCCCACGGCGGCATGGGCCTCCCTGCCCTGCTCAACGCCGCCTGCACGGAAATCTGGAACGCGACCAACATCGCTTTCGCGCTGTGTCCGCTGCTCAGCCACGGCGGCATCGAGGCGCTGGAGTCGCACGCCAGCGACGCGCTGAAGGCGACCTATCTCGCCCGGATCGTCAGCGGCGAATGGACCGCGACGATGAACCTCACCGAGCCGCAGGCGGGCTCGGATCTCGCGCTTCTGCGCACGCGCGCCGAGCGCAACGCCGACGGCTCCTACCGGATCAGCGGACAGAAGATTTTCATCACCTATGGCGAGCACGATCTTGCCAATAATATCCTGCATCTCGTTCTCGCCCGCCTCCCGGACGCGCCGCCCGGCGTGAAAGGCATTTCGCTTTTCCTGGCGCCCAAATTCCTGCCGGACGACGCCGGCGCCTTTACACGCCGCAACGCGCTGCGCTGCGCGGGCATCGAGCACAAGCTCGGCATCCATGGCTCGCCGACCTGCACGATGATCTACGAGGACGCTACCGGCTTCCTCATCGGCGAAGAGAATAACGGTCTCGCCTGCATGTTCACCATGATGAACAACGCCCGCCTCTCCGTGGGCGTTCAGGGCGTGGCGCTGGCCGAGCGTGCGACGCAGGCGGCGCTGGCCTATGCGCGCGAGCGCCGGCAGGGCCGCGCGCCGGGGGCCTCGGACACGAGCGCCATTGTCGAACACCCGGATGTCGCGCGCATGCTGCTGACCATGGCGAGCCTGACCGCCGCCGCCCGCGCCATCTGTTTCGAGACCGCCGCCTCGATCGACCGCGCCCGTCGCGAGACCGATCCCGCGCGGGCGATGGAGGCCGACGAACGCGCGGGCCTGCTGACGCCCGTCGCCAAGGCCTTCTCGACCGACATCGGCAATGAAGCGACCTCGCTCGCCGTGCAGGTCTATGGCGGCATGGGCTATATCGAGGAGACCGGCGTCGCCCAGCTCATGCGCGACGCGCGCATCTGCGCGATTTACGAAGGAACCAACGGCATTCAGGCCATCGACCTCGCCGGACGCAAGCTGGCGATGTCCGGCGGCGCGGCCGTGCGCCGCGAGATCGCGGACATGCGCGCGATCGCCGCGGAAAGCGATTATGCCGCGCTTGCCGAGGCGGTCGAGGCGCTGGCGCAGGCGAGCGTCTTCATGGCGAAGGCAATGAAGGAGGCGCCGGCGCAGGGCCTCGCCGGCGCGACGCCTTATCTGCGTCTGTTCGCATTGGCGCGCGGCGGTACGCTGCTGGAGAAAGGCGCGCGGCTGGCGTGCCGGGAGAATGATCCCAATGCGGCGCGTTATGAAACGCTCTCGCATTTCTTCGCGAAGAACATCGCGGTCGCGGCGCCGGGACTGGCGCGCATGGTGATGGAGGGAGCGGCGTCGGTGACGGAGGCGCGGAGCGTGCTGGTGGGTTAG
- a CDS encoding CHASE3 domain-containing protein has product MSLIVAFSILASAGLVTVRTEKYRREAGAWVRHTLRVENALLRLGGVIREAESEERGYIITRDPSYFSRKNDFSTVGAQMQELAALVADNPEESGRVEKLKPLVNERLDLLRRKLDLLTAGRFDEAAQMVRDGRGKALMDEINVLIAQMIEREEELYRIRHERLAEASQTLETAIGVMVILLGGVAAFAVLMAHRQLDALRKSSDALRLAYNELIEESTKRSAVEAQLRQSQKLDALGQLAGGIAHDFNNMLGVIVASLNIMRRKLARQEDGLDQLISSAMDGADRAAGLVRRLLAFSRIQPLNPAPLDANQLVNGMSAILHRALGSRIELACVLGKHLWPVKVDPNELESAIVNLAVNARDAMPEGGRLTIETGNAELDETYTQDNPDARPGEYVCICVSDTGEGMSPETLAKAFDPFFTTKPIGKGTGLGLSQVHGFVRQSGGHIKIYSEPGHGASVKLYLPRYVEDTEEGQPKAPEPKQDEFPRGGPEEVVLIVEDDETARRVTAQGVRELGYTVIEAASGKEAIGILRDRADIALMITDVIMPEMDGARLAREAVFRRHALHVLFITGYSKHAILRNGILDPDVNLLTKPFTLVQLARKIREALDARADLSRGKS; this is encoded by the coding sequence GTGAGCCTGATTGTTGCGTTCTCCATTCTCGCCTCGGCGGGGCTGGTGACCGTTCGCACGGAAAAATATCGCCGCGAGGCGGGCGCCTGGGTGCGCCACACGCTCCGCGTCGAAAATGCGCTTCTGCGGCTGGGCGGCGTCATTCGCGAAGCTGAAAGCGAAGAGCGCGGCTATATCATCACGCGCGATCCCAGCTACTTCAGCCGGAAAAATGATTTTTCGACGGTCGGGGCCCAGATGCAGGAGCTCGCGGCGCTGGTCGCGGACAATCCCGAAGAATCGGGGCGCGTCGAAAAGCTGAAGCCCCTGGTGAATGAGCGCCTCGACCTCCTGCGGCGCAAGCTCGATCTGCTGACCGCGGGCCGCTTCGACGAGGCGGCCCAGATGGTGCGCGACGGGCGCGGCAAGGCGTTGATGGATGAGATCAACGTGCTGATCGCACAGATGATCGAGCGCGAGGAGGAGCTTTACCGCATTCGCCACGAGCGCTTGGCTGAAGCGTCGCAAACGCTCGAGACGGCGATCGGCGTGATGGTCATTCTGCTGGGGGGCGTTGCGGCTTTCGCCGTGCTGATGGCGCATCGCCAGCTCGACGCCCTGCGCAAATCCAGTGACGCGCTGCGCCTCGCCTATAACGAGCTGATCGAGGAGTCGACCAAGCGCAGCGCCGTGGAGGCGCAGCTTAGGCAGTCGCAGAAGCTCGACGCGCTCGGCCAGCTCGCCGGCGGGATCGCCCATGACTTCAACAATATGCTCGGCGTGATCGTCGCGAGCCTCAACATCATGCGGCGGAAGCTCGCGCGCCAGGAGGACGGCCTCGACCAGTTGATCTCCTCGGCGATGGACGGGGCCGACCGCGCCGCCGGACTGGTGCGCAGGCTCCTCGCCTTCTCGCGCATTCAGCCGCTCAATCCGGCCCCGCTCGACGCCAATCAGCTCGTCAACGGCATGTCGGCGATCCTGCATCGCGCGCTTGGCTCGCGGATCGAGCTCGCCTGCGTGCTCGGCAAGCATCTCTGGCCGGTGAAGGTCGATCCCAACGAGCTCGAAAGCGCCATCGTCAATCTCGCGGTGAACGCGCGCGACGCCATGCCGGAAGGCGGCCGTCTCACCATCGAGACGGGCAACGCCGAACTCGACGAGACCTATACGCAGGATAATCCCGACGCGCGTCCGGGCGAGTACGTCTGCATCTGCGTCAGCGACACCGGCGAGGGCATGTCGCCGGAAACGCTCGCCAAGGCATTCGATCCTTTCTTTACGACCAAGCCCATCGGCAAGGGCACGGGTCTGGGCCTGTCGCAGGTGCATGGCTTCGTGCGCCAGTCGGGCGGGCACATCAAAATCTATTCGGAACCCGGCCATGGCGCGAGCGTGAAGCTCTATCTGCCGCGCTATGTCGAAGACACCGAAGAGGGCCAGCCGAAGGCGCCCGAGCCCAAACAGGATGAATTCCCGCGCGGCGGGCCGGAGGAAGTCGTGCTGATCGTCGAGGACGATGAGACGGCGCGGCGCGTCACCGCGCAGGGCGTGCGCGAACTCGGCTACACGGTCATCGAGGCCGCGAGCGGCAAGGAGGCTATCGGTATTCTCCGCGACCGCGCCGACATTGCGCTGATGATCACCGATGTCATCATGCCGGAGATGGATGGGGCAAGGCTCGCGCGCGAGGCGGTCTTCCGCCGCCACGCCCTGCATGTGCTGTTCATCACCGGCTATTCCAAACACGCCATCCTGCGCAACGGCATACTGGACCCGGACGTCAATCTGCTGACCAAGCCCTTCACGCTGGTGCAGCTCGCCAGAAAAATCCGGGAAGCGCTCGACGCCCGAGCCGACCTTTCTCGCGGGAAGAGCTGA